The nucleotide sequence ATTAGTTTTTGCACTTTTTGGAGAGTGGATATTGAAATTTTTTGGAATATCATTAGATGCCTTTAAGATTGCTGGGGGGATTCTACTATTATTAATTTCCTTAGACATGGTTAGGGGTAAGCAAGAAGCTAAAATTCATAGAAAAGAGATTGAGGCAGCTTATGAAATTGATGAGATTGCTTTAATGCCATTAGCAACACCTTTATTAGCTGGGCCGGGTTCAATAACTGCCTGTATGGTGGCAATGGCTGAAGCTCCAACTTTTGGCGATAAGTTTTTGGTAGTATTGGCAATATTAGCGTCTCTTGGGATAACCTATTTAACACTGCTTTCAGCTGAAAGTGTTCTAGATAGAATTGGAAAATTGGGGATTAGAATATTAACAAGAATGATGGGTCTTATACTTACAGCCATTGCCGTTCAGATGGTAGTTAATGGAATTAAAGGAGCTTTACTTTAAATTAAATTCAAATCGAATTTTTTGAGGTGGTTGGTTTGGATATAAACTTAGACAAATATAAAAATTTAAGGAGAAGCTTAGAGAGGGAGTTAATTAACTTAAACCCAATACAAAGAGGAGGAATACTACCAAAAGAGGCTAAAAAGGTAGTTTATGAGTATTGGGATGGCTATAGCGTTTGTGATTACTGCCATGGTAGGTTGGATGAGATAACTTGCCCACCAATAAAGGAGTTTTTGAATGACATAGCTAAATTTTTAAATATGGACCTTGCAAGACCTACCCACGGAGCAAGGGAAGGGAAATTTATTGTCATGCATTCAATATGTAATGAAGGAGATTATGTAGTTTTAGATAAAAATGCACATTATTCAAGTTATGTTTCTGCTGAAAGAGCCAAGTTAAATATAGCTGAGGTTGGATATGAAGAAGAGTATCCTACATACAAAATAAACTTAGAGGGTTATAAAGAAGTTATAGACAATTTAGAAGATAAGGGGAAAAATGTTGGATTAATATTATTAACTCACGTTGATGGAGAATATGGAAACTTAAATGATGCCAAAAAAGTTGGAAAAATTGCTAAAGAGAAGGGGATTCCATTCTTGCTAAATTGTGCATATACCGTTGGAAGAATGCCGGTTGATGGAAAAGAAGTTAAAGCTGATTTTATTGTTGCGTCAGGGCATAAAAGTATGGCGGCCTCAGCTCCTTGTGGCATTTTAGCATTTAGTGAAGAATTTGCTGATAAAATAACAAGAACATCAGAAAAATTCCCAGTTAAAGAAATCGAGATGCTTGGCTGTACAAGTAGAGGATTGCCTATAGTAACTTTAATGGCAAGCTTTCCTTACGTTGTTGAGAGAGTTAAGAGATGGGATGAGGAGCTTAAAAAAACAAGATATGTAGTTGATGAACTTGAAAAAATAGGTTTCAAGCAGTTAGGAATTAAACCAAAAGAACATGATTTAACTAAATTTGAGACACCAATATTGGATGAGATAGCTAAGAAAGATAAGAGGAGAGGGTTTTTCTTCTATGATGAGTTGAAGAAGAGAGGTATTGGAGGGATAAGAGCAGGAGTTACAAAGGAAGTGAAGATGAGTGTTTATGGCTTAGAATGGGAACAGGTTGAGTATGTTGTTAATGCAATAAAAGAGATTGTTGAGAAATATGGAGAACAATAAAAAAATAAATTTTATATTCTAAACTCTCCACTTTCTATTTTCTTCTTTAACTCTTTAGCTAATTTTAAAGCCCTCTTTCTATCTGATTGCCTACATGTTATTGGAATTCCACATATAGAGCCAAGTTTTGTTTTAAATACTCCATAAGGACAGATATTACAAACTCCACATCCAAAACAATCTTCAGTTATCTTTATTTTTCCTCCCTCTTTTTTTATTGCAAAAGTTGGGCAATATTCTTCAGCTAAGCATCTATCACAGTTTTTACACTTATCTGGGTAGATTTTTGGCCTTAAATCCACATTTTCCCAAACTTCTGCATAGTTTCCAACATCTATAATCTCTCTACCAAATATATTAGCTAATGGTAATGCAATATCTTTATCAAGCTTTTTTAATGCCTCTTTATGCTCATCAACTTTAATTGGAATGGCTATTGTATTATATATCTCTATTCCATGTGAAGTTATAAATCCTCCTAAATAATAGGCATCCATGTCCTTCATATCTGCAGACATCATTAAATTTGGCTTTTTTATTGATGACCTTGTTCCAAAACCTAATATGATGGCTTCAGCTCCATTTAATAGAGCTTTTTTTCCAACAACGTCTTTTTCATCGTTAATAATCATATTTTCTAATGGGTTGTACATTCCACAGCCAGAGAAAGATGCTTCACCTTTCTTTAAAGGTAATCTATGGAATATGGTATTAACTTCTTTATCAGACAAATTTGTTATAGCAGAGTAGTTTTTAAACGCTACCCTTGTCCCAATCATCTTGGCTGTTGGTAAATCTTCTATAGTAACTTCATTTCTATAGGTTTTACCTTCACTTACAGCTTTTGCCTCTACAATTTTACCTTTAACTAAATCTTTAAATAAAAATCCTACTTCTCCATAAAATATTGCATCAACTTTTCCTAAATATTCGTTTGGACAGACACCAACAACTCCTTTAATGTCATCTAAATATATTTCCTCTGCTTTTTTAAAAATCTCGTTAAATGGAATATGGAAAATTCCAGCAGTTCCAGACATTATTCCGCAAGTTGCAGAGGTTACAATATCAACCTCATCTATTTTATCTTCTTCATTATTCCTGATGTATTTTTTTAGTTCATCTATTGTTATTACTTTTAATTCTTTTTCCACAGTGCCACCTTTTTTTATCTTCTTATGCCTTTGCACATTTCTAACAATCTTTCTATTCTCTCTTCAGTTGGTGGGTGAGTTGAGAAGAGTTTCATAACGAAATCTTCTTTAAATGGATTTATTATAAATAGATGGGATGTTGCAGGATTCCCTCTCTCTAATGGATAAATACTAACTCCTTTTTCTAACTTAGCCAATGCATTAGCCAACCACAATGGATGAGTTAACTTAGCTCCCTCTTCATCTGCATAAAACTCTCTCTGCCTTGAAATTGCAAATTGAATTAATGTAGCTGCAATTGGGGCTAATATTAACAGCAAAATTGTTCCAATTAACTCTAATG is from Methanocaldococcus bathoardescens and encodes:
- a CDS encoding NAAT family transporter; the protein is MDFQYFILAFTSIFSILNPFGAVPVFITLTESYPRKERDLVARKTVIYTLAILLVFALFGEWILKFFGISLDAFKIAGGILLLLISLDMVRGKQEAKIHRKEIEAAYEIDEIALMPLATPLLAGPGSITACMVAMAEAPTFGDKFLVVLAILASLGITYLTLLSAESVLDRIGKLGIRILTRMMGLILTAIAVQMVVNGIKGALL
- the pscS gene encoding O-phospho-L-seryl-tRNA:Cys-tRNA synthase, giving the protein MDINLDKYKNLRRSLERELINLNPIQRGGILPKEAKKVVYEYWDGYSVCDYCHGRLDEITCPPIKEFLNDIAKFLNMDLARPTHGAREGKFIVMHSICNEGDYVVLDKNAHYSSYVSAERAKLNIAEVGYEEEYPTYKINLEGYKEVIDNLEDKGKNVGLILLTHVDGEYGNLNDAKKVGKIAKEKGIPFLLNCAYTVGRMPVDGKEVKADFIVASGHKSMAASAPCGILAFSEEFADKITRTSEKFPVKEIEMLGCTSRGLPIVTLMASFPYVVERVKRWDEELKKTRYVVDELEKIGFKQLGIKPKEHDLTKFETPILDEIAKKDKRRGFFFYDELKKRGIGGIRAGVTKEVKMSVYGLEWEQVEYVVNAIKEIVEKYGEQ
- a CDS encoding methanogenesis marker 16 metalloprotein, whose translation is MEKELKVITIDELKKYIRNNEEDKIDEVDIVTSATCGIMSGTAGIFHIPFNEIFKKAEEIYLDDIKGVVGVCPNEYLGKVDAIFYGEVGFLFKDLVKGKIVEAKAVSEGKTYRNEVTIEDLPTAKMIGTRVAFKNYSAITNLSDKEVNTIFHRLPLKKGEASFSGCGMYNPLENMIINDEKDVVGKKALLNGAEAIILGFGTRSSIKKPNLMMSADMKDMDAYYLGGFITSHGIEIYNTIAIPIKVDEHKEALKKLDKDIALPLANIFGREIIDVGNYAEVWENVDLRPKIYPDKCKNCDRCLAEEYCPTFAIKKEGGKIKITEDCFGCGVCNICPYGVFKTKLGSICGIPITCRQSDRKRALKLAKELKKKIESGEFRI